A window of Terriglobales bacterium contains these coding sequences:
- a CDS encoding polysaccharide lyase family 7 protein has product MLHVPGSSADKTKKNRRNRFLVWRIASAAVLLAAPLTLFAAPPGSNFNLSYWNLETPVGNGSPMVVSSSQLQNGFVNGAYFFTNSSDGSMVMKEPGTNCTAWPGTHCRTEFHEVDPSSGQYMSWSPSGTNKLDASLYVTQPGGGIVISQVFLNDSFLKPLGELEYTSNGDISMNIENAITGGTGETGHFIGHANVNETFSYEISYSNNTLSVAFNGGSPQFISVPGYANGIQAFFKAGCYGQSTQPSDVHFTQLTISHGGGGGGGGLSTSAWYNIVNQNSGSCVDDAAWGTSNGSIVQQWACGNQQSNQEWQLQTTDSGYYRLVNRHAPSLVWDVANVSTSPGGKIQLWNYGGGLNQQWQPQSLGNGFYQIVSRNTGLCLDVPSASTANGVQLQQWTCNGSGAQAWQFNQQP; this is encoded by the coding sequence ATGTTGCATGTTCCGGGAAGTTCGGCAGACAAGACGAAAAAAAACCGTCGCAATCGATTCCTGGTTTGGAGGATCGCTTCGGCAGCAGTGCTTTTGGCAGCCCCCCTCACTCTCTTTGCTGCTCCGCCCGGGAGCAACTTCAACCTCAGCTACTGGAATCTTGAAACACCGGTCGGCAACGGCTCGCCGATGGTCGTCTCAAGCTCTCAATTGCAAAACGGCTTCGTGAACGGTGCCTATTTCTTCACCAACAGCAGCGATGGCTCGATGGTGATGAAGGAACCTGGAACGAACTGCACCGCGTGGCCAGGAACCCATTGCCGGACTGAGTTTCACGAGGTAGACCCGAGCAGCGGCCAATATATGTCTTGGTCGCCCAGCGGCACAAATAAGCTCGATGCCTCGCTCTACGTAACCCAGCCGGGCGGCGGAATCGTCATCAGCCAGGTTTTCCTGAACGATTCGTTCCTCAAACCATTGGGTGAACTCGAGTATACCTCCAACGGCGATATCTCCATGAACATCGAGAACGCCATCACCGGTGGAACGGGCGAGACGGGTCACTTCATAGGCCATGCGAATGTCAATGAGACATTCAGTTATGAGATCTCCTACTCCAACAACACCCTATCGGTTGCCTTCAACGGAGGGTCACCTCAGTTCATCTCCGTGCCGGGCTATGCCAATGGCATCCAGGCATTCTTCAAGGCCGGATGCTATGGCCAGTCCACGCAGCCGAGTGACGTTCACTTCACGCAACTCACCATCTCGCACGGGGGTGGTGGAGGCGGCGGCGGGCTTTCCACCTCCGCCTGGTACAACATCGTGAACCAGAACAGCGGTTCCTGCGTCGATGATGCGGCTTGGGGTACCAGCAACGGCAGCATCGTGCAGCAATGGGCCTGCGGCAATCAGCAATCCAACCAGGAGTGGCAGTTGCAAACTACGGACAGCGGCTATTACCGTCTGGTCAACCGTCATGCTCCCTCATTGGTGTGGGACGTCGCCAATGTCTCCACCTCCCCTGGAGGCAAGATTCAGCTCTGGAACTATGGCGGTGGCTTGAACCAACAGTGGCAGCCACAGTCGTTGGGCAATGGCTTCTACCAGATCGTAAGCCGCAATACCGGCCTGTGTTTGGATGTACCCAGCGCGTCCACGGCAAACGGAGTGCAGTTGCAACAGTGGACCTGTAACGGCTCCGGCGCGCAGGCGTGGCAGTTTAACCAACAACCTTGA
- a CDS encoding ricin-type beta-trefoil lectin domain protein, with product MFFFSREEHRSHNGGRRRHFALICLAMAMLGVVLTSRGYGQLSMLQASGTNVVNAGSQIVQLQGVNLGGWFIMEKWMSPLTSDSETDTYTVMKTLDNRFGVSQEQSLINTYQQSWITTQDLDNIAALGFNVIRVPVWYGQFYNLNNISNSGWRSDAFNELDWVVSNAAQRGIYTIIDMHGVVGGQSKSDDTGRGGQNQYWTNSNDQGNTAWMWWQIASHYKGNANVAGYDLINEPTGAPNNSAVINAYNSLYKTVRSVDPNHMIIMEGTWGQWNWSMLPNPSSQGWTNVMYEMHSYCWNCSASQIQQSADGQVSDFRNHANYNVPGYIGEFNDFGAGSSVWQYSVNAFNNAGLSWTPWTYKATHGLVPDSWGFYDPTFWPTTPNISSDSVATIASDWQQWTTANAFGLSSAQGITGGGGPPPTPGPPGSIDPNAWYEVINQTGGLCMDASGWGTSNGTLLQQWSCGNQQHNQEWQFRAAASSGYDAVFNRNAPSLVWDNEGSTANGNGAWLWTYGSGNTNQEWQPVSLGNGLWNFVNLTSGLCLDNTGSTSNGAQMTQWQCQSGNTNQEFSLVQQP from the coding sequence ATGTTCTTTTTTTCAAGGGAAGAACACCGTTCACACAACGGTGGGCGCCGTCGGCATTTCGCGCTCATCTGCCTCGCTATGGCCATGCTGGGAGTCGTGCTTACCAGCCGTGGCTACGGCCAGCTCAGCATGCTGCAGGCCAGCGGCACCAATGTGGTCAACGCCGGCAGTCAGATTGTGCAGTTGCAAGGCGTCAACCTTGGCGGCTGGTTCATCATGGAAAAGTGGATGTCTCCGCTGACCAGCGATAGTGAAACGGACACCTACACCGTGATGAAGACGCTCGACAACCGCTTCGGCGTGAGCCAGGAACAGAGCCTGATCAACACCTACCAGCAAAGCTGGATCACCACTCAGGATCTGGACAACATCGCGGCGCTGGGCTTCAACGTGATCCGCGTGCCAGTCTGGTATGGGCAGTTCTACAATCTGAACAACATCTCGAATTCGGGCTGGCGTTCTGACGCTTTCAACGAACTCGATTGGGTGGTAAGCAACGCGGCCCAGCGAGGCATCTACACCATCATTGATATGCACGGTGTTGTCGGTGGCCAAAGCAAATCTGACGACACCGGCCGGGGCGGTCAGAATCAGTATTGGACGAACTCCAACGACCAGGGGAATACTGCCTGGATGTGGTGGCAAATTGCCAGTCACTACAAGGGCAATGCCAACGTCGCGGGATACGATCTGATCAATGAGCCTACGGGCGCGCCCAACAACTCGGCGGTGATCAACGCCTACAACAGTCTCTACAAGACCGTCCGAAGCGTCGATCCCAACCACATGATCATCATGGAAGGGACCTGGGGCCAGTGGAATTGGAGCATGCTGCCGAATCCTTCGAGCCAGGGTTGGACCAACGTCATGTACGAGATGCACTCTTACTGCTGGAACTGCTCGGCGTCGCAGATCCAGCAAAGCGCCGATGGCCAGGTAAGCGATTTCAGGAACCATGCCAATTACAACGTTCCCGGCTACATCGGTGAATTCAACGACTTTGGCGCTGGATCGAGCGTCTGGCAATACTCGGTCAATGCCTTCAACAATGCCGGCCTGAGCTGGACACCGTGGACCTACAAGGCAACGCACGGATTAGTGCCGGATAGTTGGGGCTTCTACGATCCGACTTTTTGGCCGACAACTCCGAATATCAGCAGCGATTCGGTCGCGACGATCGCCAGCGATTGGCAACAATGGACGACAGCGAACGCCTTCGGCCTAAGCAGTGCCCAAGGTATTACGGGCGGAGGCGGCCCCCCGCCGACGCCAGGCCCGCCGGGTTCGATCGATCCCAACGCCTGGTATGAGGTGATCAACCAGACCGGCGGGCTCTGTATGGACGCCAGCGGTTGGGGGACCAGCAATGGCACGCTCCTGCAGCAGTGGTCCTGCGGCAACCAACAGCACAACCAGGAGTGGCAGTTCCGGGCGGCGGCGAGCAGCGGCTACGATGCCGTCTTCAACCGTAATGCTCCCAGCTTGGTCTGGGACAACGAGGGCTCAACCGCCAACGGCAATGGCGCCTGGCTATGGACGTACGGGAGCGGCAATACCAACCAAGAATGGCAACCCGTCTCGTTGGGCAATGGCCTCTGGAACTTTGTAAACCTTACCAGTGGCCTTTGTTTGGATAACACCGGCTCGACCAGTAACGGCGCGCAGATGACCCAGTGGCAGTGCCAGAGCGGGAACACCAACCAGGAGTTCTCGCTGGTGCAACAACCCTAA